In Rhodothermus marinus DSM 4252, a single genomic region encodes these proteins:
- the recF gene encoding DNA replication/repair protein RecF (All proteins in this family for which functions are known are DNA-binding proteins that assist the filamentation of RecA onto DNA for the initiation of recombination or recombinational repair.) translates to MLLRSLRVRNFRAHEDTRVTFAPRINLIGGPNGAGKTNLLEAIHYLCLSKSFLAAQDSYALREGAPFFELEGVFAGTQRPELVVRLIYVPGEGKRVFFNGAPLERLADLVGELPVVVLSPADQALTGGPPEERRRFLDNLLSQAYPAYLQDLLQYRRALRQRNELLARWRRHPASVQPSLLESWQEELVALGSRLIHRRLRFVQEFAAYLAEAHACLGLSAEIPRIEYVTVAPLDPEADPEAIAAAFRARLQRLAPREREQGRTLTGPHRDELVLRLNGLEVRRYASQGQHRIMGLALKLAKFFYLRARRDETPLLLLDDVFDGLDRYRTQRILELLQHGEQIEQSFVTSARLDLLQELQTLAAPENRIFWVEAGRVREPDPSLSLS, encoded by the coding sequence ATGCTGTTGCGATCGCTTCGGGTGCGTAACTTTCGCGCACACGAAGACACACGGGTAACGTTTGCCCCGCGTATCAACCTGATCGGGGGACCCAACGGCGCCGGAAAGACGAACCTGCTGGAGGCCATTCACTATCTGTGCCTCTCGAAGAGCTTTCTGGCGGCGCAGGATAGTTATGCCCTGCGTGAGGGCGCCCCTTTTTTTGAACTGGAAGGAGTCTTTGCCGGGACGCAGCGGCCGGAGCTGGTCGTGCGGCTCATCTATGTGCCCGGCGAGGGCAAGCGGGTCTTTTTCAACGGGGCGCCGCTGGAGCGCCTGGCCGATCTGGTGGGCGAACTACCGGTCGTGGTGCTCTCGCCGGCCGATCAGGCGCTGACGGGCGGACCGCCCGAAGAACGTCGGCGCTTTCTCGACAACCTGCTCAGCCAGGCCTATCCGGCCTACCTCCAGGACCTGCTGCAGTACCGACGGGCGCTGCGTCAGCGCAACGAACTCCTGGCCCGGTGGCGCCGTCATCCGGCCTCCGTGCAACCGTCGCTGCTGGAGTCCTGGCAGGAAGAGCTTGTCGCGCTCGGCAGCCGGCTGATTCACCGACGGCTGCGTTTCGTGCAGGAATTTGCCGCCTATCTGGCCGAAGCGCATGCCTGCCTGGGACTGTCCGCCGAAATCCCCCGCATCGAATACGTCACGGTGGCGCCGCTCGACCCGGAGGCCGATCCGGAAGCGATCGCGGCCGCCTTTCGGGCTCGTCTGCAGCGGCTGGCACCGCGCGAGCGCGAGCAGGGCCGTACCCTTACGGGACCTCACCGCGATGAGCTGGTCCTTCGGCTGAACGGCCTCGAAGTGCGGCGCTACGCCTCGCAGGGACAGCACCGCATCATGGGGCTGGCGCTCAAGCTGGCCAAGTTCTTCTACCTGCGGGCTCGCCGCGACGAAACGCCGCTGTTGCTGCTCGACGACGTGTTCGATGGCCTGGATCGCTACCGCACGCAACGCATTCTGGAACTGCTCCAGCACGGCGAGCAGATCGAACAGAGCTTCGTCACGTCGGCCCGGCTGGATCTGCTGCAGGAACTGCAGACGCTGGCCGCGCCGGAAAATCGCATCTTCTGGGTAGAAGCCGGTCGGGTGCGCGAGCCCGATCCGTCCCTATCTTTGTCCTGA
- a CDS encoding HTTM domain-containing protein — translation MNTDRLDRWLFDSFRPTARGLAAYRIAYALFVLLLIDPGHSPYFNFHPLAGLPDSFFLPPPGPMQLFSGFPPRWFFAGLHLLLDLSLVALLFGYRTRLASWMTGLLFLIGFGFLFSAGKINHVILFVLLPWVMSFSNWGAAWSLDARLGRARPTVEGWPLALLALLTGFAMFTAGFTKLLGGWLDPATQATRGHWLKQYFVVGRQDLLADLVTAPLPAGLWELMDWGTVLLEIGLLPAVLVPGLFRMLLSLMVLFHLGTALLFNITFVQNLIVYAAFLNWDRVATRFPRIRLSPRPAFVLIPLLGLAFYFFGSPLRRLDALATFSSDLSLTELLANITAALVVLGLALSRARHLLRRPLPLTPPAAGAYRRARRALAVVLVLYAALVGTHAGEFWPMSVFPMFSRAGQPWTRAVVRALEATEPVRWDTLQAPATLPGRPFPLNTTALDPVDLINFVTHPEPWDARRRQTLQQLFGPELEGRRLLVLQVQGAPSAEGVQLRYVPILVLTADTVQVHPALQP, via the coding sequence ATGAATACCGATCGGCTCGATCGCTGGCTGTTCGATTCGTTCCGCCCGACGGCCCGCGGGCTGGCCGCCTATCGGATCGCCTACGCGCTGTTCGTCCTGCTGCTCATCGATCCGGGCCACAGTCCGTACTTCAACTTTCACCCGCTCGCCGGGCTGCCCGACAGCTTCTTCCTGCCGCCGCCCGGCCCCATGCAGCTTTTCTCGGGCTTCCCGCCGCGCTGGTTCTTCGCCGGACTGCACCTGCTGCTCGATCTGAGCCTGGTGGCACTGCTTTTCGGCTATCGGACGCGGCTGGCCTCCTGGATGACCGGCCTGCTGTTTCTGATCGGCTTCGGGTTCCTGTTTTCGGCCGGCAAGATCAACCACGTGATCCTGTTCGTGCTGCTGCCCTGGGTGATGAGCTTCAGCAACTGGGGCGCCGCCTGGTCGCTGGACGCCCGGCTGGGCCGTGCTCGCCCCACCGTCGAGGGCTGGCCGCTGGCGCTGCTGGCCCTGCTGACCGGCTTTGCCATGTTCACGGCCGGCTTCACAAAGCTGCTGGGCGGCTGGCTCGACCCCGCCACGCAGGCCACCCGCGGCCACTGGCTCAAGCAGTACTTCGTGGTCGGTCGCCAGGACCTGCTGGCCGATCTGGTAACCGCGCCGCTCCCTGCCGGTCTCTGGGAGCTGATGGACTGGGGCACCGTGCTGCTGGAGATCGGCCTGCTGCCGGCCGTGCTCGTTCCGGGGTTGTTTCGCATGTTGCTGAGCCTGATGGTGCTGTTTCACCTGGGCACCGCGCTGCTCTTCAACATCACATTTGTCCAGAACCTGATCGTCTATGCCGCCTTTCTGAACTGGGATCGCGTGGCCACCCGTTTCCCCCGCATTCGCCTATCGCCGCGACCGGCCTTCGTGCTGATCCCGTTGCTGGGCCTGGCCTTCTATTTCTTCGGCTCGCCGCTGCGCCGCCTCGATGCGCTTGCCACGTTCTCGTCCGATCTGTCGCTGACCGAACTGCTGGCCAACATCACGGCCGCGCTGGTCGTGCTCGGCCTCGCGCTTTCCCGCGCTCGACATCTGCTCCGCCGTCCGCTTCCGCTGACGCCGCCGGCGGCCGGGGCCTATCGCCGGGCTCGCCGTGCCCTGGCGGTCGTACTCGTACTCTATGCCGCCCTGGTGGGCACACACGCTGGAGAGTTCTGGCCGATGAGCGTGTTTCCCATGTTCTCGCGCGCCGGCCAGCCCTGGACGCGGGCCGTGGTGCGTGCGCTTGAAGCCACCGAGCCCGTGCGCTGGGACACGCTGCAGGCGCCGGCGACCCTGCCCGGCCGACCGTTCCCGCTGAACACGACCGCACTGGATCCGGTCGATCTAATCAACTTCGTCACACACCCGGAGCCCTGGGACGCCCGAAGGCGCCAGACGCTGCAGCAGCTCTTCGGCCCGGAACTGGAAGGCCGCCGCCTGCTCGTGCTGCAGGTGCAGGGCGCGCCGAGCGCCGAAGGGGTGCAGCTTCGCTACGTCCCGATTCTGGTGCTGACCGCCGATACCGTTCAGGTTCATCCTGCGCTGCAGCCATGA
- a CDS encoding DUF3047 domain-containing protein yields MLRRLTLLLCIGLLLQGLAPGSAPDPQRVRVEDFEAYPVGAYPSRWKFLTSGREFRPLEEFMNEREECRVQAETDNRFLRCITRAEAQRITLANREDFGLDWDLRTHPRLRWRWRAIHLPAGAREDSRRWNDSGGAVYVTFGSDWLGRPISIKYTYSALLPRETVVDYGPLKVIVVSSGREGFGRWVTVERDVVADYRRVFGKEPPARPLSITIWSDSDNTKDYAVVDFDDFELLPAAAAVR; encoded by the coding sequence ATGCTACGCCGTCTGACTTTACTGCTGTGCATCGGCCTGCTGCTGCAGGGCCTGGCGCCCGGATCGGCGCCGGACCCCCAGCGCGTGCGCGTCGAGGACTTCGAGGCTTATCCGGTCGGGGCCTATCCCTCGCGCTGGAAGTTTCTTACCAGCGGTCGGGAGTTCCGGCCCCTGGAGGAGTTCATGAACGAGCGGGAAGAGTGTCGCGTGCAGGCCGAGACGGACAACAGGTTTCTGCGCTGCATCACGCGGGCCGAAGCCCAGCGCATCACGCTGGCCAACCGGGAAGACTTCGGGCTGGACTGGGACCTGCGCACGCACCCCAGGCTACGCTGGCGCTGGCGGGCCATCCACCTCCCGGCCGGCGCCCGTGAGGACAGCCGCCGCTGGAACGACAGCGGCGGCGCGGTCTACGTGACGTTCGGCTCCGACTGGCTGGGCCGCCCGATCAGCATCAAGTACACCTACAGCGCGCTGCTGCCCCGCGAGACTGTGGTGGATTACGGTCCGTTGAAGGTGATTGTGGTTTCTTCCGGACGGGAGGGTTTCGGGCGCTGGGTTACGGTCGAGCGCGACGTGGTGGCCGACTACCGGCGCGTGTTCGGCAAGGAGCCGCCCGCGCGTCCGCTATCGATCACGATCTGGAGCGACTCGGACAACACGAAAGACTACGCCGTGGTCGATTTCGACGACTTTGAACTCTTACCCGCCGCTGCTGCGGTTCGATAA
- a CDS encoding M48 family metalloprotease — protein sequence MRRARVYLVVFSVLVLFAEGCAVSTNPVSGRRRLYGYSWAEERRIGQEADRQIVAQYGLYDDPALAAYVDSLGQVILAHSHLRRSDTPKEFRETPFVFRVLDSPVVNAFALPGGYVYVTRGLLAHLNNEAQLAVVLGHEIGHVAARHASQRAFELQLGQVALLGGAVLGQEVLGLPGGDVLQLGGTVAQLLFLKYSRDDERESDRLGVEYAVRAGYDAAEAAAFFRSLKRLSEQSGASLPSFLSTHPDPGEREQTIRELAARWMQEVGLATRENQVVYYARIEGIVLGEDPRQGYVADGAFYHPTLRFWFPVPADFQVINQPSQVLLVEAEQQAVLVLTLASESSAAEAARAWAAQEGLTVLDRGSERVNGLPAVYVVAEGQTSEGQTVRVLRYFIEHEGRVYSLAGYTLAAQYARYRPVFLQVMRGFAPLRDPARLNVQPVVLAIRPAERTAPFRALLPALPEAFTPEAVAIMNQVELDAVVQAGTPLKLPQR from the coding sequence ATGAGACGTGCAAGGGTTTATCTGGTTGTATTTTCGGTGCTTGTTCTTTTTGCGGAAGGGTGTGCCGTTTCGACGAATCCGGTCAGCGGACGCCGGCGGCTTTACGGCTACTCGTGGGCCGAAGAACGCCGGATCGGTCAGGAAGCCGACCGCCAGATCGTGGCCCAGTACGGTCTCTACGACGATCCGGCGCTGGCCGCCTACGTGGACAGCCTGGGACAGGTCATCCTGGCCCACAGCCACCTGCGCCGCTCGGATACGCCGAAAGAGTTTCGCGAGACGCCGTTTGTTTTCCGGGTGCTCGACAGTCCGGTGGTGAATGCCTTCGCGTTGCCGGGCGGGTACGTGTACGTGACGCGGGGGCTACTGGCGCACCTGAACAACGAGGCGCAGCTGGCCGTCGTGCTGGGCCACGAGATCGGCCACGTGGCCGCCCGCCACGCCTCGCAGCGGGCCTTCGAACTGCAGCTCGGACAGGTGGCCCTGCTGGGCGGGGCGGTGCTCGGCCAGGAGGTGCTGGGGCTGCCCGGTGGCGACGTGCTGCAACTGGGCGGGACCGTTGCGCAGCTGCTGTTCCTGAAGTACAGCCGGGACGACGAGCGCGAGTCGGACCGGCTGGGCGTCGAGTACGCCGTTCGGGCCGGCTACGACGCGGCCGAGGCCGCCGCCTTCTTCCGGTCGCTGAAGCGCCTCAGCGAGCAGAGCGGCGCCAGCCTGCCGTCGTTTCTCTCGACGCATCCCGACCCGGGTGAGCGCGAGCAGACCATCCGCGAGCTGGCCGCCCGCTGGATGCAGGAGGTGGGGCTGGCCACACGGGAAAACCAGGTTGTTTACTACGCCCGCATCGAGGGCATCGTGCTGGGCGAAGATCCCCGGCAGGGCTACGTGGCCGACGGGGCCTTCTACCATCCGACGCTGCGGTTCTGGTTTCCCGTGCCGGCCGACTTTCAGGTGATCAACCAGCCCAGCCAGGTATTGCTGGTCGAAGCGGAACAGCAGGCCGTGCTGGTGCTGACACTGGCCTCCGAGTCGTCGGCCGCTGAGGCCGCCCGGGCGTGGGCGGCCCAGGAAGGGCTGACCGTGCTGGATCGGGGCAGCGAACGCGTGAACGGTCTGCCCGCCGTCTATGTGGTGGCCGAGGGGCAGACGTCCGAGGGACAGACCGTGCGCGTGCTCCGGTATTTCATCGAGCACGAAGGGCGCGTCTACAGTCTGGCCGGCTACACGCTGGCCGCGCAGTATGCGCGTTACCGACCCGTGTTTCTGCAGGTGATGCGCGGCTTTGCGCCGCTCCGGGATCCGGCGCGGTTGAACGTACAGCCGGTCGTGCTGGCGATTCGTCCGGCCGAGCGCACGGCCCCGTTCCGCGCGCTGCTTCCCGCCCTGCCCGAAGCGTTCACGCCGGAGGCGGTCGCGATCATGAACCAGGTGGAGCTGGACGCCGTCGTGCAGGCTGGTACGCCGCTGAAGCTTCCGCAGCGATAA
- a CDS encoding glycosyltransferase produces the protein MQPVVLHFKSVYLNLSETFIDRLVRHHERYRPVVGTLHPRHYLDGLPVYAPSGLAAWRDRLLQQLNRTPRFLFAVCRREQPTVLHAHFGLDGYRLLGLARRTRLPLVVSFYGHDVSRLPDEPGWRRRYRRLAREGTRFIAATDFMRRQLVALGFPEEKIDVVRFGLDLRAFPFQPRTQAGLRLLMIGRLVEKKGHRTALEAVARLRAAGYAVELHCYGDGPLCAALQAEARRLGIAACVSFHGAVTNEVVRQTYYTHDVLLVPSQTAADGDQEGLPNVIIEGLAAGIPVVATRHAGIPELVVPEKTGLLIPERDAEALARAVVRLLETPALVERLSRAGRTAVEQRHSLTRMVRDTEAVYDAVRHSR, from the coding sequence ATGCAGCCGGTTGTGTTGCACTTCAAATCGGTCTATCTCAACCTTTCCGAAACCTTCATCGACCGGCTCGTGCGGCACCATGAGCGGTACCGGCCGGTGGTGGGCACACTGCATCCTCGCCACTATCTGGACGGTCTGCCGGTCTATGCGCCGAGCGGCCTGGCGGCCTGGCGCGACCGCCTGCTTCAGCAGCTCAATCGCACGCCCCGCTTCCTCTTCGCGGTCTGTCGCCGGGAGCAGCCCACCGTGCTGCATGCCCATTTCGGGCTGGACGGCTACCGGCTGCTGGGTCTGGCCCGTCGCACCCGCCTGCCGCTCGTGGTCAGCTTCTACGGACACGACGTATCGCGGCTGCCGGACGAGCCGGGCTGGCGCCGACGCTACCGGCGTCTGGCCCGCGAGGGAACGCGCTTCATCGCGGCCACCGACTTCATGCGGCGTCAACTGGTGGCGTTGGGATTCCCGGAGGAAAAAATCGACGTGGTACGCTTCGGGCTCGATCTACGCGCCTTTCCCTTTCAGCCACGGACGCAGGCCGGTCTGCGCCTGCTTATGATCGGGCGTCTGGTGGAAAAAAAGGGCCATCGTACGGCGCTCGAAGCGGTGGCGCGTCTGCGGGCGGCCGGCTACGCCGTCGAACTGCACTGCTACGGCGACGGACCGCTCTGCGCGGCGCTTCAGGCCGAAGCCCGTCGGCTGGGCATCGCCGCCTGCGTGTCATTTCACGGAGCCGTTACAAACGAGGTGGTGCGCCAGACGTACTACACGCACGACGTGCTGCTCGTGCCGAGCCAGACAGCGGCCGACGGCGACCAGGAAGGCCTGCCCAACGTGATCATCGAGGGGCTGGCCGCCGGCATTCCCGTGGTGGCCACGCGGCACGCCGGCATTCCGGAACTGGTCGTCCCTGAAAAGACCGGCCTGTTGATCCCGGAACGGGATGCCGAGGCGCTGGCGCGCGCCGTGGTGCGGCTGCTCGAAACGCCGGCGCTGGTGGAACGGCTCAGCCGGGCCGGACGGACGGCCGTCGAACAACGGCACAGCCTGACGCGCATGGTGCGCGACACCGAGGCCGTCTACGACGCGGTCCGCCACTCCCGATGA
- a CDS encoding capsule assembly Wzi family protein: protein MRKVLIVLLLGGLSASLVRAQALSSLRLEGELGVRAATAGRLPFWLAANQWGRFDPKSANGYVLLNGQWERQPHAWLSYGVGGELLLRRAHDPSAHFVEAYGRVRVGFLEAHVGRRREIVGTVDTLLSSGAPDVSPNATPIPKIVVRTPHYTSVPGTRGWVQFHGYWAHGWMKDVRQVEDTYLHQKYLYLRFGPGSWRIYAGLVHQAFWGGTSRNPSIGRLPQGLDDYFRTFFALNAGEGAPRGEQIYIQGDHFGTYDFGFSLEGRRFGLLVYRHFFYEDRDGLKFKNPQDGLLGLALRDREGRLVERVVYEFLYTKRQSGPIGPGPGRGGPGGRDNYYNHYIYRTGWTHYGRTVGSPLMFAFEDRAKRLTGGVENNRVVAHHLGLAGRLAPALRYRLLATYSRNYGTYNGRDVLQQPGATYRFEPPPEQLSVLMVLDWQPDGRPLAVQVALAGDVGQLYPDNLGLALGVRYRPMP from the coding sequence ATGCGGAAGGTCCTGATCGTTCTGTTGCTGGGCGGTTTGAGCGCCTCGTTAGTCCGGGCCCAGGCGCTCTCATCCCTTCGGCTAGAAGGTGAACTGGGTGTGCGGGCGGCCACGGCGGGTCGGTTGCCGTTCTGGCTGGCCGCCAACCAGTGGGGGCGGTTCGATCCGAAGTCGGCAAACGGGTACGTCCTGCTAAACGGCCAGTGGGAGCGACAGCCGCACGCCTGGCTTTCCTACGGCGTCGGCGGCGAGCTGCTGCTGCGGCGGGCGCACGATCCGTCCGCGCACTTCGTCGAAGCCTACGGTCGGGTACGGGTGGGTTTCCTGGAAGCCCATGTGGGGCGTCGGCGTGAGATCGTCGGCACGGTCGATACGCTGCTGTCTTCCGGCGCACCGGATGTCAGCCCGAACGCCACGCCCATTCCCAAGATCGTGGTGCGCACGCCGCATTACACGTCGGTGCCCGGCACGCGCGGCTGGGTGCAGTTTCACGGCTACTGGGCGCACGGCTGGATGAAAGACGTGCGGCAGGTCGAAGACACCTACCTGCACCAGAAGTATCTCTACCTCCGCTTCGGGCCGGGCAGCTGGCGCATCTACGCCGGGCTCGTGCATCAGGCCTTCTGGGGCGGTACCTCACGCAATCCTTCCATCGGTCGCCTTCCGCAGGGGTTGGACGACTATTTCAGAACATTTTTCGCGCTCAATGCCGGAGAAGGCGCGCCCCGGGGCGAGCAGATCTACATCCAGGGCGATCACTTCGGGACGTACGATTTCGGCTTTTCGCTGGAGGGGCGGCGCTTCGGGTTGCTTGTCTACCGGCACTTCTTTTACGAAGACCGGGACGGGCTCAAGTTCAAAAATCCTCAGGACGGATTGCTGGGGCTGGCGCTTCGGGATCGGGAAGGGCGCCTCGTCGAGCGCGTCGTTTACGAGTTTCTCTACACGAAGCGTCAGAGCGGGCCGATCGGTCCCGGACCGGGACGTGGAGGGCCGGGCGGCCGCGACAACTACTACAACCATTACATCTACCGCACGGGCTGGACGCACTACGGGCGTACGGTCGGCTCGCCGCTGATGTTCGCCTTCGAGGATCGGGCAAAGCGGTTGACCGGCGGCGTGGAAAACAACCGCGTCGTGGCACATCACCTGGGACTGGCCGGACGGCTGGCCCCGGCGCTGCGCTACCGATTGCTGGCCACCTACTCGCGCAACTACGGCACCTACAACGGACGCGACGTGCTCCAGCAGCCGGGCGCCACCTATCGCTTCGAGCCGCCGCCCGAGCAGCTCTCGGTGCTGATGGTGCTGGACTGGCAGCCCGACGGCCGGCCGCTGGCCGTGCAGGTGGCGCTGGCCGGCGACGTCGGCCAGCTCTACCCCGACAACCTGGGCCTTGCGCTGGGCGTGCGCTATCGTCCGATGCCATAA
- a CDS encoding glycosyltransferase family A protein, translated as MAQELQEKQRWPKVSCLMVTADRPHLVRRAIRSYLQQTYPNRELVVLDNGRQPLDEALLAEVPADELVYARVEPRPDLVIGTLRNQALELARGDYVAPQWDDDDWSHPERLMRQMQVLLSGDYDACTLAGTLMHVNHPAYFFYPFIGLLRHGVPPTIVHRRNATIRYPDLRRTSDTHYVEAWRRTGRYVILPPSESYLYLRYFHGGNLWEQEHFLRRMRNTPRDFLAYLWYRYVRGNEFDHPRFRLTPAMQAAFERYLQDSIETGVFDLERLQALHH; from the coding sequence ATGGCACAGGAGCTTCAGGAAAAGCAGCGCTGGCCGAAGGTCAGTTGCCTGATGGTAACGGCCGACCGGCCGCATCTGGTGCGGCGGGCCATCCGGTCCTATCTGCAGCAGACCTATCCCAACCGCGAGCTGGTGGTGCTCGACAACGGACGGCAGCCGCTCGACGAGGCGCTGCTCGCCGAGGTTCCTGCCGACGAGCTGGTCTATGCGCGCGTCGAACCCCGGCCTGATCTGGTGATCGGTACGCTGCGCAATCAGGCGCTGGAGCTGGCACGGGGCGACTACGTTGCGCCCCAGTGGGACGACGACGACTGGTCGCATCCCGAACGGCTAATGCGCCAGATGCAGGTGTTGCTTTCGGGCGACTACGACGCCTGCACGCTGGCCGGTACGCTCATGCACGTCAACCATCCGGCCTACTTTTTCTATCCCTTCATCGGGCTGCTTCGTCACGGTGTGCCGCCCACCATCGTGCACCGGCGCAACGCGACGATTCGCTACCCGGATCTGCGACGCACCAGCGACACGCACTACGTCGAGGCCTGGCGTCGCACCGGCCGCTACGTGATTTTGCCGCCGTCCGAATCCTACCTGTATCTGCGTTATTTCCACGGCGGCAACCTGTGGGAGCAGGAACACTTTCTGCGCCGCATGCGCAACACACCCCGGGATTTTCTGGCCTATCTCTGGTACCGGTACGTTCGCGGAAACGAGTTTGATCATCCGCGCTTCCGGCTGACACCGGCTATGCAGGCAGCCTTCGAGCGCTATCTGCAGGATTCAATTGAGACCGGGGTCTTCGATCTGGAGCGACTTCAGGCGTTGCACCACTGA
- a CDS encoding MaoC family dehydratase, which yields MYTYETLQVGDRFTATRRITAEDVRKFAELTGDDNPIHLDPEYARRTRFGRPIVHGVLLLGIISKVLGRDFPGHGSIAVALSCRFLRPVPVDSEITVEVKIAEKIEKHRHIRAKVYIYLDGKIAVGGEATLIPPSPETAP from the coding sequence ATGTACACCTACGAGACGTTGCAGGTAGGCGATCGCTTCACGGCCACGCGCCGCATTACGGCCGAAGACGTGCGCAAATTTGCCGAGCTGACCGGCGACGACAATCCCATCCACCTCGATCCGGAATACGCCAGACGCACCCGGTTCGGCCGTCCCATCGTGCACGGCGTGCTGCTGCTGGGCATCATCTCCAAGGTGCTGGGCCGGGACTTTCCCGGCCACGGAAGCATCGCCGTGGCGCTCTCGTGCCGGTTTCTGCGTCCGGTGCCCGTCGATTCGGAAATCACCGTCGAGGTCAAAATCGCCGAAAAAATCGAGAAGCACCGTCACATCCGGGCCAAGGTGTACATCTACCTGGACGGCAAGATCGCCGTGGGCGGCGAAGCCACGCTGATCCCTCCATCGCCCGAAACGGCTCCGTAA